A window from bacterium encodes these proteins:
- a CDS encoding MarR family transcriptional regulator, producing MKDLLLRDAETLFALFGDLVHQVLVTERLGEVAEHDITHAQVEALQFLSRHDPNCVGDLASGLGISYPAATKAVDRLVAKGLVTRREGERDRRQSELTLTPEGRELVEALKVSRRERLEAIFARMSGEDQKALLRGLKGFLTAAFMTDKALIAETCQRCGIDCFKDCVVNQSHLAFLGSEIERV from the coding sequence ATGAAGGACCTGCTGCTGCGTGACGCCGAAACGCTGTTCGCCCTGTTCGGCGATCTGGTCCACCAGGTGCTGGTGACCGAGCGCCTGGGGGAGGTAGCCGAACACGACATCACGCACGCGCAGGTCGAGGCCCTCCAGTTCCTCTCGCGGCACGATCCCAACTGCGTGGGTGACCTGGCCTCGGGCCTCGGGATCAGCTACCCTGCCGCCACCAAGGCGGTGGACCGGCTGGTGGCCAAGGGGCTCGTGACCCGCCGCGAGGGCGAGCGCGATCGCCGCCAGTCGGAGCTGACCCTCACCCCCGAGGGGCGCGAGCTGGTCGAGGCGCTCAAGGTCTCGCGCCGTGAGCGCCTGGAGGCCATCTTCGCCCGCATGTCGGGCGAGGATCAAAAGGCGCTCTTGAGAGGCCTCAAGGGCTTCCTCACGGCGGCTTTCATGACCGACAAGGCTCTGATCGCCGAGACCTGCCAGCGCTGCGGCATCGATTGCTTCAAGGACTGCGTGGTCAACCAGTCGCACCTGGCCTTTCTGGGCAGCGAGATCGAACGGGTCTAG
- a CDS encoding ABC transporter ATP-binding protein yields MTSRAFPGLWGRLLPFIRPYWPLILGAIAAIVLTSVSTLASISVARQAAETFSNLTLERLNALVIALIAVYTGKSLFTWLANLASASMALHAIADLRAALFARLQAQSLDYFERRASGDLSARLVNDVNLLKDALVIATAELVPSLIIVTCAIGYLFVLNWHLAALAVLGMPLVGWAIGLFANRLRDWSSMSQGRVGDMLAYLNERLSNVLLVKSFGQERHEAARFAAFNHDHLLATLRGAQVQALQTPVVGFLQILAIGGVFWMGGWEILNNQLTVPDLLAFAAAVGVCIDPVLVVSNAVGKIQQAAGALDRIFEVMDTPAALEDGPDARTLPHLHGHIAFDRVVFGYEGKQPVLSSLELTVAAGSVVALVGPSGSGKTTVTKLLQRFYDPQEGRVTLDGVDLRELRSDWLRQQVGYVSQESSLFSGTIADNIRYGKLDASEAEVEAAARAANAHGFITGFPDAYETRVGERGASLSGGQRQRIAIARALLRDPRLLILDEATSALDTESEAQVQEALERLMQGRTTLIVAHRLSTIQKADRIVTLSEGQVLEQGTHVDLLAQGGLYSKWYEHQTSAR; encoded by the coding sequence ATGACGTCCCGCGCCTTTCCTGGCCTCTGGGGCCGCCTCCTTCCCTTCATCCGGCCCTACTGGCCGCTCATCCTGGGGGCCATCGCGGCCATCGTCCTGACCTCGGTTTCGACCCTGGCGAGCATCTCGGTCGCCCGTCAGGCCGCCGAAACCTTCTCCAACCTGACGCTCGAGCGCCTCAACGCGCTGGTCATCGCGCTGATCGCGGTCTATACCGGCAAGAGCCTCTTCACCTGGCTTGCGAACCTCGCTTCGGCCTCCATGGCCCTGCATGCGATCGCGGACCTCCGCGCGGCCCTCTTCGCGCGCCTGCAGGCGCAGAGCCTCGACTACTTCGAGCGCAGGGCCTCGGGCGACCTCTCGGCCCGCCTGGTCAACGACGTGAACCTCTTGAAGGATGCCCTGGTCATCGCCACGGCGGAACTGGTCCCGAGCCTCATCATCGTTACCTGCGCCATCGGCTACCTCTTCGTCCTCAACTGGCACCTGGCCGCGCTCGCGGTGCTTGGAATGCCGCTGGTGGGCTGGGCGATCGGCCTCTTCGCCAACCGCCTGCGCGACTGGTCCAGCATGTCGCAAGGCCGCGTGGGCGACATGCTCGCTTATCTCAACGAGCGCCTCTCGAACGTCCTGTTGGTCAAGAGCTTCGGCCAAGAGCGGCACGAAGCCGCGCGCTTTGCCGCCTTCAACCACGATCACCTGCTCGCCACCCTGCGCGGCGCCCAGGTCCAGGCCCTCCAGACCCCGGTGGTCGGTTTCCTGCAGATCCTCGCCATCGGTGGCGTGTTCTGGATGGGCGGCTGGGAAATCCTGAATAACCAGCTCACCGTGCCCGACCTGCTCGCCTTCGCAGCGGCCGTCGGCGTCTGCATCGACCCGGTCCTGGTGGTCTCCAACGCGGTGGGCAAGATCCAGCAGGCGGCAGGCGCCCTGGATCGCATCTTCGAGGTCATGGACACTCCCGCCGCCCTTGAGGACGGCCCCGACGCACGTACCCTGCCTCACCTGCACGGCCATATCGCCTTCGACCGGGTCGTCTTCGGCTACGAAGGCAAGCAGCCTGTGCTGTCGAGCCTCGAGCTCACGGTCGCAGCCGGCTCGGTGGTCGCCCTGGTGGGCCCCAGCGGCAGCGGCAAGACCACCGTGACCAAGCTCTTGCAGCGCTTCTACGATCCCCAGGAAGGCCGCGTCACCCTGGACGGGGTGGACCTTCGAGAGCTGCGCAGCGACTGGCTGCGTCAGCAGGTGGGCTACGTTTCGCAAGAGTCGTCGCTCTTCTCGGGCACCATCGCCGACAACATCCGCTACGGCAAGCTGGATGCTTCGGAAGCCGAGGTGGAGGCCGCCGCCCGTGCCGCCAACGCCCACGGCTTCATCACGGGCTTCCCCGATGCTTACGAGACCCGGGTGGGCGAGCGTGGCGCCTCGCTCTCGGGCGGCCAGCGTCAGCGCATCGCGATCGCGCGCGCGCTCTTGCGGGATCCGCGCCTCTTGATCCTCGACGAGGCGACCTCGGCCCTCGACACCGAGTCCGAGGCCCAAGTCCAGGAAGCCCTCGAACGCCTCATGCAGGGGCGCACCACGCTCATCGTCGCGCACCGCCTCTCGACCATCCAGAAGGCGGACCGCATCGTGACCCTTTCCGAGGGGCAAGTCCTCGAGCAAGGCACTCACGTCGATCTGCTCGCCCAGGGCGGGCTCTACTCGAAGTGGTATGAGCACCAGACCAGCGCACGGTAA
- a CDS encoding lipid-A-disaccharide synthase-related protein — protein MSIEAVAERRVPLRQTQGPSEVPKAAWVLLHVAFFLLPLASVLSAVILLGLGTYFAWRKTRVEVPIPGKSWSLLMALVALSAATSVAPGLSAVAILLFGAYFTLIWVVGLMLDSPQRVWSLCRNVFWTTVFWAVFGVGLVYSRIFYTYQSPLLNIQLGTWDHRAASIFYHPNILSAYLILASGIGMMLMLQRRRKERIVVGLGLAAIMLCQVLTSSRSGWIGTIATFLLIGILVDRRILITLVGGISAALMAFWPMILPRLQTLGQMDFTSNHHRVLVWKSALAMIRERPLTGWGPGTWPMVYPQFEDPLILEKMPHAHNMYLMIGAEFGLLVLVVLLGVFISLVVKSALDTRKTPWHAHVAILGCTIVGYLLVGFFDFIFTEGRNSILFFGMLGMLVAMRRFKPEPQRETKRILFMSNGFGEDRIASTIAKRWPRAKAELWAMPIVGEGNALRAAGAAIVGPTQSMPSGGFILRSPRALFADLYHGLAGLTIRQLLAVRAVRGQVDLVVAVGDVVPLYFAWLSGAPFVFVGCAKSDYYLGGRFGSYGLLERWFIRHPRCRAVYPRDGVTTRNLEARGFLAHDLGNPMMDDLQPTGRPLPQREGAVSIGILPGSRDEAYANLEALVETCRAVALEAPAGRKVDFLAAIAESLDVSRLAAAIADKGWKFDADAQVLSGPEGVRIALCRGRFGDWIHRVEAVIGMAGTANEQCVGMGLPVFTFPGSGPQFNPAFAEAQTRLLGESVVLCPPVPEAIATKLWEVMNDPERLARIRENGRTRMGLPGASARIAEHASGFVAP, from the coding sequence TTGAGCATCGAAGCCGTTGCCGAGCGGCGGGTCCCCCTGCGCCAGACGCAGGGACCGTCCGAGGTCCCCAAGGCGGCGTGGGTTCTGTTGCATGTCGCCTTCTTCCTGCTCCCGCTCGCCTCGGTCCTGAGTGCGGTCATCCTCCTGGGCCTGGGCACCTACTTCGCCTGGCGCAAGACGCGCGTCGAGGTGCCGATCCCCGGTAAGAGCTGGTCCTTGCTCATGGCGCTCGTGGCCCTCTCGGCAGCGACCTCGGTCGCACCGGGCCTCAGCGCGGTGGCGATCCTGCTGTTCGGCGCCTACTTCACGCTCATCTGGGTGGTGGGCCTGATGCTCGACTCGCCGCAGCGGGTCTGGAGCCTCTGTCGGAACGTCTTCTGGACGACGGTCTTCTGGGCGGTCTTCGGGGTCGGGCTGGTCTACTCGCGGATCTTCTACACCTACCAGTCGCCGCTGCTCAACATCCAGCTCGGCACCTGGGATCACCGGGCCGCCTCGATCTTCTACCATCCGAACATCCTGTCGGCGTACCTGATCCTCGCAAGCGGCATCGGGATGATGCTCATGCTCCAGCGCCGCCGCAAGGAGCGTATCGTCGTCGGCCTCGGGCTCGCGGCGATCATGCTCTGCCAGGTCCTGACCAGCTCGCGCTCGGGATGGATCGGGACGATTGCGACCTTTCTGCTGATTGGTATCCTGGTCGATCGCCGAATTCTCATCACCCTGGTTGGCGGGATCTCGGCGGCCTTGATGGCCTTCTGGCCCATGATTCTGCCGCGCCTCCAGACCCTCGGGCAGATGGACTTCACGAGCAATCATCACCGGGTGCTCGTCTGGAAGAGCGCGCTCGCCATGATTCGCGAGCGCCCCCTGACCGGTTGGGGGCCGGGCACCTGGCCCATGGTCTATCCCCAGTTCGAAGATCCCCTCATCCTCGAGAAGATGCCCCACGCGCACAACATGTACCTCATGATCGGAGCCGAGTTCGGCCTCTTGGTGCTCGTCGTGCTCCTCGGGGTGTTCATCTCGCTGGTGGTCAAGTCGGCGCTCGATACGCGCAAGACCCCGTGGCACGCCCACGTGGCCATCCTGGGCTGCACCATCGTCGGCTACCTGCTGGTCGGGTTCTTCGACTTCATCTTCACTGAAGGCCGCAACAGCATCCTATTCTTCGGCATGCTCGGCATGCTCGTGGCCATGCGCCGGTTCAAGCCGGAGCCTCAGCGCGAAACCAAGCGCATTCTTTTCATGAGCAACGGCTTCGGCGAGGACCGCATCGCGAGCACCATCGCCAAGCGCTGGCCGCGTGCCAAGGCCGAACTGTGGGCGATGCCCATCGTCGGCGAGGGGAACGCCCTGCGTGCAGCCGGCGCTGCGATCGTCGGCCCCACCCAGTCCATGCCTTCGGGGGGCTTCATCCTGCGCAGCCCGCGGGCGCTGTTCGCCGACCTGTACCACGGCCTTGCGGGGCTCACGATTCGCCAGCTCCTCGCCGTGCGCGCCGTGCGCGGCCAGGTGGATCTGGTGGTGGCGGTGGGTGACGTGGTGCCCTTGTATTTCGCCTGGCTCTCAGGGGCGCCGTTCGTCTTCGTCGGCTGCGCCAAGTCCGATTACTACCTCGGCGGTCGCTTCGGCAGCTACGGCCTCTTGGAGCGCTGGTTCATCCGCCATCCGCGCTGCCGCGCCGTCTACCCGCGCGACGGGGTGACCACCCGGAACCTCGAGGCCCGCGGCTTCCTCGCCCACGACCTCGGCAACCCCATGATGGACGACTTGCAGCCCACGGGCCGCCCCTTGCCCCAGCGCGAGGGGGCCGTCTCCATCGGCATCTTGCCGGGGAGCCGGGACGAGGCGTATGCCAACCTGGAAGCCCTCGTCGAGACCTGCCGTGCCGTCGCGCTGGAAGCCCCCGCTGGGCGCAAGGTCGATTTCTTGGCAGCGATCGCCGAGAGTCTCGATGTGTCTCGCCTTGCTGCGGCCATCGCCGACAAGGGCTGGAAATTCGACGCGGATGCGCAGGTGCTGAGTGGCCCCGAGGGCGTTCGGATTGCCCTCTGCCGCGGGCGCTTCGGCGACTGGATCCACCGGGTCGAGGCGGTCATCGGGATGGCCGGCACGGCCAACGAGCAGTGTGTCGGCATGGGGCTGCCGGTTTTCACCTTCCCCGGTAGCGGTCCTCAGTTCAACCCCGCCTTCGCCGAGGCCCAGACCCGCCTGCTCGGGGAATCGGTGGTGCTCTGCCCGCCCGTGCCCGAGGCGATCGCCACCAAGCTCTGGGAGGTCATGAACGACCCCGAGCGCCTCGCCCGGATCCGCGAGAACGGTCGGACGCGAATGGGCCTGCCCGGGGCCTCGGCTCGCATCGCCGAGCACGCATCGGGTTTCGTCGCGCCATGA
- a CDS encoding DUF2079 domain-containing protein, with protein MLFDFYHRHRFLIVAIGATAFVFLLASILRHEMLQSNLFDLGIFDQAVYLISRGAHPYVTTLGFHILGDHAALVLYPIALLYALVPHVYWLFFVQAVALALGALPVFQLARREGLSPEWSKVATLAYLAYPALFNINLFDFHTEVVGLPALLWAVWAGLSRRYLQLAIAVAIVLASKAVMSLTVVMLGVWLFLKRERLAGALVGTAGLTWFYLSSKVVIPMFTGGPPAAVGRYSYLGHSLGEIVWNVFTQPTLVLGRLFGPEALVYYIGLLVPVALAIHWRKATAMVPALAMLLMNVLSDMSAQRDLVHQYSLPIFPFLILWQIQSLKHFELNGTRRWLTPRVLGIWMLISFLAFAKFGYFFSLYTTRLTNLPAAKQAMNLITGPGGVLSESALASHLSQRERVEMINAETEPTEEYLGRYGYVLLDTTNPAWRNSAEYSRTLQQRLETDPRFRRVFNDQGIQLFARIL; from the coding sequence ATGCTTTTCGACTTCTATCATCGCCATCGCTTCTTGATCGTCGCCATCGGAGCGACGGCGTTCGTTTTCTTGCTCGCCAGCATTCTGCGACACGAGATGCTGCAGTCGAACCTGTTCGATCTGGGCATCTTCGATCAGGCCGTCTACCTGATCAGCCGCGGCGCCCATCCGTATGTGACGACCCTGGGCTTTCACATCCTGGGGGATCATGCAGCGCTCGTCCTCTATCCGATCGCACTGCTCTACGCCCTCGTGCCGCACGTGTACTGGCTTTTCTTCGTGCAAGCGGTGGCCCTTGCGCTCGGCGCCTTGCCGGTCTTCCAGCTCGCTCGTCGAGAGGGCCTCTCTCCCGAGTGGAGCAAGGTAGCGACACTCGCTTATCTTGCCTATCCGGCGCTCTTCAACATCAACCTCTTCGACTTCCACACCGAAGTCGTGGGCTTGCCCGCGCTCCTCTGGGCCGTGTGGGCAGGCCTCTCCCGGCGCTACCTGCAGCTTGCGATCGCCGTGGCGATCGTCCTGGCGAGCAAGGCCGTCATGAGCCTGACGGTCGTGATGCTCGGCGTCTGGCTCTTCTTGAAGCGCGAGCGCCTCGCAGGCGCCCTCGTCGGCACCGCCGGGCTCACCTGGTTCTACCTCTCGTCGAAAGTCGTCATTCCCATGTTCACAGGGGGGCCGCCCGCTGCGGTCGGGCGCTATAGCTACCTTGGGCACTCGCTTGGCGAGATTGTCTGGAATGTCTTCACGCAGCCGACGCTCGTACTGGGGCGCCTCTTCGGTCCGGAGGCCCTGGTCTACTACATCGGTTTGCTCGTTCCTGTCGCGCTCGCTATCCACTGGCGCAAGGCGACGGCCATGGTCCCGGCACTCGCCATGCTTCTGATGAACGTGCTCTCGGACATGTCGGCCCAGCGCGATCTGGTACACCAGTACTCGCTGCCGATCTTCCCCTTTCTCATCCTGTGGCAGATCCAGTCGTTGAAGCATTTTGAACTCAATGGCACGCGCCGCTGGCTCACGCCTCGCGTGCTCGGCATCTGGATGCTCATCAGCTTCCTGGCGTTCGCCAAATTCGGCTACTTCTTCTCGCTCTACACCACGCGGCTGACGAACTTGCCCGCAGCCAAGCAAGCGATGAACTTGATCACCGGCCCGGGCGGCGTCCTAAGCGAGTCGGCCTTGGCCTCACACCTCTCGCAGCGCGAGCGGGTCGAGATGATCAACGCCGAGACCGAGCCCACCGAGGAATACCTCGGGCGCTATGGCTACGTGCTCCTGGACACCACGAATCCCGCCTGGCGCAACTCGGCCGAGTACAGCCGGACCCTGCAGCAACGCTTGGAGACCGATCCGCGCTTCCGCCGCGTCTTCAATGACCAGGGGATTCAGCTCTTCGCGCGCATCCTTTAG
- a CDS encoding Mrp/NBP35 family ATP-binding protein → MATAEQVIKALSTVNDPELHKDLVTLKMIDNVEVEGSVARFKVILTTPACPLKGKIEADCVEAVKRLVPGITDVQITWGASVPPSLQPTAVPGIKHAIAIGSGKGGVGKSTVTLNLALALAETGAKVGVLDADVYGPSIPLMMGVNEKPYVMDGKILPIEKYGIKLMSMGFLLKNPDDPVIWRGPMLAGVLQQFVRDVNWGDLDYLLIDLPPGTGDVPLSLSQQIPLSGVAIVITPQPVAQQIGMKSLKMFQQLPSQVPILGIIENMSAFVCPNCDHSTPIFSTGGGTKTSEVASVPLLGEIPLDPKIRAGGDEGKPVFVAEPQSPQAEAFRSIARHMAGQVSIRHFARIELPVLG, encoded by the coding sequence ATGGCAACGGCAGAACAAGTCATCAAAGCCCTCTCGACGGTCAACGACCCCGAGCTTCATAAGGACCTCGTCACCCTCAAGATGATCGACAACGTCGAGGTCGAGGGGAGCGTGGCGCGCTTCAAAGTCATCCTCACCACCCCTGCCTGCCCCCTCAAGGGCAAGATCGAGGCCGACTGCGTCGAGGCCGTCAAGCGCCTGGTCCCCGGCATCACCGACGTGCAGATCACCTGGGGCGCGAGCGTGCCCCCCTCGCTCCAGCCCACGGCCGTGCCCGGCATCAAGCATGCGATCGCGATCGGCTCGGGCAAGGGCGGGGTCGGCAAGTCGACCGTGACCCTCAACCTGGCCCTTGCGCTCGCCGAGACCGGCGCCAAGGTCGGCGTGCTGGACGCGGACGTCTACGGCCCCTCGATCCCCCTGATGATGGGCGTGAACGAGAAGCCCTACGTGATGGACGGCAAGATCCTGCCCATCGAGAAGTACGGCATCAAGCTGATGTCCATGGGCTTCTTGCTCAAGAACCCCGACGATCCCGTCATCTGGCGCGGGCCCATGCTCGCGGGCGTCCTCCAGCAGTTCGTGCGCGACGTCAACTGGGGCGATCTCGACTACCTGTTGATCGACCTGCCGCCCGGCACCGGCGACGTGCCCCTGAGCCTCAGCCAGCAGATCCCGCTGTCGGGTGTGGCCATCGTCATCACCCCGCAGCCGGTCGCCCAGCAAATCGGCATGAAGAGCCTCAAGATGTTCCAGCAGCTGCCCTCGCAGGTGCCGATCCTCGGGATCATCGAGAACATGAGCGCCTTCGTCTGCCCAAACTGCGACCATTCCACCCCCATCTTCTCGACGGGCGGCGGCACGAAGACCAGCGAAGTCGCGAGCGTTCCGCTGCTGGGCGAGATTCCGCTCGATCCCAAGATCCGTGCGGGCGGGGACGAGGGCAAGCCGGTGTTCGTCGCCGAGCCCCAGTCGCCTCAGGCTGAGGCCTTCCGCTCGATCGCGCGCCACATGGCCGGCCAGGTCTCGATTCGCCACTTCGCGCGCATCGAGCTGCCGGTGCTCGGCTAG
- a CDS encoding glycosyltransferase family 39 protein — translation MPASRQSLRLSLFLFVLALLMFGLRLGLGSLYDWDEAWYGQVVKEMLRSGDWVTLQWRGAPFFDKPPLAIWAIALSFKLFGASEWAARLPSALCASACVPALFWIGGMVFERQRAALLSALVLLTSLPFVKAGRMAMLDAPLALAFTLGIGAFVASKRNPRWAIGFGLALAAVWMIKGPLAILLTLICLGFALWERKAYAWSSPWLLLGIALGAACVAPWYAAQWTRYGMEFVQNHLGVHVLGRASSAMDGHRGGPWFYLVQLAAQLHPWFFALVPAALYAWRRRESTAIRLAVCWGGGVFVAFSLAATKLPWYVVPMYPGLALLIGGYLDHLLARKVPARALGRAWQGLGTLLLIAGIPYLLLSPTPGDRGYVFGVAVLGLGLLLGGARLSGPRFQQGPWLVVASAYLAFLALIPANLQWETRFSPDLHPFAAVAAEHVPATRGINYLGATTRPSFVYYLDRSERLVTADVLAAAWAPGETALLREDEWAALAPRLAGAQVSASASGMVFVTAPVASESVER, via the coding sequence ATGCCCGCCTCACGCCAATCCCTCAGGCTCTCCCTCTTCCTTTTCGTCCTGGCCCTCTTGATGTTCGGCCTGCGCCTCGGCTTGGGCTCGCTCTATGACTGGGACGAAGCCTGGTACGGCCAGGTCGTCAAGGAGATGCTTCGCTCGGGCGACTGGGTGACCCTCCAATGGCGCGGTGCGCCCTTCTTCGACAAGCCCCCACTCGCCATCTGGGCGATCGCGCTCAGCTTCAAGCTCTTCGGCGCAAGCGAGTGGGCCGCTCGCCTCCCGTCCGCCCTCTGTGCCTCGGCCTGCGTTCCGGCCCTCTTCTGGATTGGCGGGATGGTCTTCGAACGGCAGCGGGCCGCTCTCCTCTCGGCGCTCGTTCTGCTGACGAGCCTTCCTTTCGTCAAGGCGGGCCGGATGGCCATGCTCGACGCTCCGCTCGCACTCGCCTTCACCCTCGGCATCGGGGCCTTCGTCGCATCCAAGCGCAACCCGCGCTGGGCGATCGGCTTCGGGCTCGCGCTCGCGGCCGTCTGGATGATCAAGGGACCGCTCGCCATCCTTCTGACCCTGATCTGCCTCGGCTTCGCGCTCTGGGAGCGCAAGGCCTATGCCTGGAGCTCGCCCTGGCTGCTCTTGGGGATCGCCTTGGGGGCTGCTTGCGTGGCGCCCTGGTATGCCGCCCAGTGGACCCGCTACGGCATGGAGTTCGTACAGAACCACCTGGGGGTCCACGTTCTCGGGCGGGCATCCTCGGCCATGGACGGACACCGGGGCGGCCCCTGGTTCTATCTCGTGCAGTTGGCCGCTCAGCTCCATCCCTGGTTCTTCGCCCTGGTGCCTGCCGCCCTCTACGCCTGGCGCCGCCGGGAATCGACCGCGATCCGGCTCGCCGTCTGCTGGGGCGGCGGGGTCTTCGTCGCCTTCTCGCTGGCGGCCACCAAACTTCCCTGGTACGTGGTCCCGATGTACCCAGGCCTCGCGCTGCTCATCGGCGGCTACCTGGATCACCTGCTGGCCCGCAAGGTGCCCGCCCGAGCGCTCGGACGCGCCTGGCAGGGGCTCGGCACGCTCCTCTTGATCGCCGGCATCCCGTACCTCCTGCTCTCGCCCACCCCCGGGGATCGCGGGTACGTGTTCGGCGTGGCTGTGCTCGGGTTAGGCCTTCTCTTGGGGGGCGCTCGGCTTTCAGGCCCGCGCTTCCAACAAGGGCCTTGGCTGGTTGTCGCCAGCGCGTATCTCGCCTTCCTGGCGCTGATTCCGGCCAACCTCCAGTGGGAGACCCGCTTCTCGCCCGACCTGCACCCCTTCGCTGCGGTCGCGGCCGAGCACGTCCCTGCCACGCGCGGGATCAATTACCTGGGGGCCACGACGCGTCCCTCGTTCGTCTATTACCTGGATCGCTCGGAGCGCCTCGTCACCGCCGACGTGCTGGCGGCCGCCTGGGCGCCGGGTGAGACGGCGTTATTGCGTGAGGACGAGTGGGCAGCACTCGCTCCGCGCCTTGCGGGCGCGCAGGTCAGCGCGTCGGCGAGCGGGATGGTGTTCGTTACCGCTCCGGTCGCGTCGGAATCGGTCGAGCGCTAA
- a CDS encoding CPBP family intramembrane metalloprotease, whose protein sequence is MSTRPAHGKRYPSWGSLLLLLLVIVVFMLLWGLLLKGIFRLEWAALSQLDALPQHVKDTYSIGLYLALLFSTAYFWLVWEGRRPNELGLRFSRKALGEGLLLGGGGIAVVYALELELGWTHFRPPGQWPLSMVASALLAGAGFALVEEVVFRGVLLQTLLRDRKPATAFAVSAAVFASVHFIRPGLRPIESIVPFLGLFMTGLLLAYTAHRRKSLVPGIAMHGLWVVFITLSSRLNLWDYAANRLAWTGYGHPISGLLASLVMLLLLVGLVWRDRGRQAAAQ, encoded by the coding sequence ATGAGCACCAGACCAGCGCACGGTAAACGCTATCCCTCGTGGGGATCGCTCCTGCTGCTGCTCCTGGTCATCGTCGTCTTCATGCTCCTCTGGGGGCTGTTGCTGAAGGGAATCTTCCGCCTCGAATGGGCGGCCCTCAGCCAACTCGACGCCCTTCCCCAGCACGTGAAGGACACCTACTCCATCGGCCTTTACCTGGCGCTGCTCTTTTCGACCGCGTATTTTTGGCTGGTCTGGGAAGGCCGTCGCCCGAACGAGCTCGGCCTTCGCTTCTCTCGCAAGGCTTTGGGGGAAGGCCTCCTGCTCGGCGGGGGCGGCATCGCCGTGGTCTACGCGCTCGAACTGGAGCTCGGCTGGACACATTTCCGGCCTCCCGGCCAGTGGCCGCTTTCGATGGTGGCATCGGCCCTGCTTGCCGGAGCGGGCTTTGCCCTCGTCGAGGAGGTCGTCTTTCGCGGGGTGCTGCTTCAAACCCTGCTCAGGGACCGAAAGCCGGCCACGGCCTTCGCGGTGAGCGCGGCGGTCTTCGCGAGCGTCCACTTCATTCGACCGGGGTTGCGTCCCATCGAGAGCATCGTGCCGTTTCTCGGGCTCTTCATGACGGGCCTGCTTCTGGCGTATACCGCCCACCGGCGCAAGAGCCTGGTGCCCGGCATCGCCATGCACGGGCTCTGGGTCGTGTTCATCACCCTGTCGAGCCGGCTGAACCTCTGGGACTACGCAGCCAACCGCCTGGCCTGGACCGGCTACGGGCATCCCATCTCGGGGTTGCTGGCGAGCCTGGTCATGCTCCTCTTGCTCGTGGGCCTGGTTTGGCGTGACAGAGGCCGGCAAGCTGCTGCGCAGTAG
- a CDS encoding glycosyltransferase family 2 protein: MLDVAVVIPNLNGEGVLGSCLSALEAAAGALRVRAVMVDNASSDQSVTLVRRDFPEALVIENEENQGFAKACNLGGKAFSSRYVLLLNNDVTLSPRSLEALVVYADAHPRVGAVTPLMCWPDGRVQGPRLGFAGLLGQEAVALSFAPGTCLLLRRDALDAVDWLDEAFFFYNEDLDLSWRLKKAGWGIVCLRSVRVQHHEGVSTRTDLSVRARAMAEGYRGSLTLARKHYPWAIGPVRFALGLEINWRASVARRKERRGEPLSDRERAFLMSVPAAQAALRLNP, from the coding sequence ATGCTTGACGTTGCCGTCGTAATTCCCAACCTGAACGGGGAGGGCGTGCTGGGGTCCTGCCTGTCGGCTCTAGAAGCCGCTGCGGGCGCGCTGCGCGTGCGAGCGGTCATGGTGGACAACGCGTCGAGCGATCAGAGCGTCACGCTCGTGCGGCGGGACTTCCCCGAGGCCCTCGTGATCGAGAACGAGGAGAACCAGGGCTTCGCCAAGGCCTGCAACCTCGGGGGCAAGGCCTTTTCGAGTCGCTACGTTCTTTTACTCAACAACGATGTGACCCTTTCGCCCCGTAGCCTCGAAGCCCTGGTGGTCTACGCGGACGCTCACCCCCGGGTCGGGGCCGTCACCCCCCTCATGTGCTGGCCCGATGGCCGGGTGCAGGGCCCGCGGCTCGGTTTTGCCGGCCTGCTGGGCCAAGAGGCCGTTGCGCTCTCCTTCGCGCCGGGGACTTGCCTGCTCTTGCGCCGGGATGCGCTCGACGCCGTCGACTGGCTGGATGAGGCGTTCTTCTTCTACAACGAGGACCTGGACCTCTCCTGGCGCCTGAAGAAGGCGGGCTGGGGCATCGTCTGCTTGCGCAGCGTCCGGGTTCAGCACCACGAAGGCGTCTCGACCCGGACCGACCTCTCGGTGCGCGCGCGGGCCATGGCCGAGGGCTATCGGGGCTCGCTCACCCTCGCTCGCAAGCACTATCCCTGGGCCATTGGCCCGGTGCGCTTCGCCCTGGGGCTCGAAATCAACTGGCGAGCATCTGTTGCCCGGCGCAAGGAGCGTCGTGGTGAGCCGCTCAGCGATCGCGAGCGCGCCTTTCTCATGAGCGTGCCTGCGGCTCAGGCCGCCTTGAGGCTGAACCCTTGA